The candidate division KSB1 bacterium genome contains the following window.
TACAAAAGCCACAAATATATGGAAGAATACAATGTCAGTTATTTCGTAAACTTTGTGCCTTCATTGCGTCCTTGTGGTTAATCTAATTCATGTCGGTTTGATGCTAAAGCTTCACTCCAAATTTAATTTGAAAGCTCTAAGCTCTGGCTAAAGCGAGGGCATATACTTCTTTGGCTTTATTTTCTTTTAGAATTCTGGCACATTCATTTAAAGTTGAGCCGGTTGTAATCAGATCATCTATTAAAAGAATTACTTTCTCTTGAATTTTTTGATTATCTGAGACAGAAAAAGCGCCGGCCATATTTTCTAACCTCTCATGAGCATCCAACTGTGTTTGAGACTTCGTATTTGTCACTCTTTTTACAACATTAGTAAAAAACGGTTTTTCTAAAATTATGGCAATCTCCCTGGCAAGTAATTCACTCTGGTTATAGCCCCTTTCTTTTTGCCTTTTGGTATGAAGAGGTATTGGTATTATAATTTCAATTTCATGAAAATGATTTGATATATCTTTTTTCAAAAACCGAATAATCTCCCTTGCAATCCGGGTTTTTCCGTTATATTTCATCTCATGAATAATCTTTTGAATTCCTTCATTAAAATCAAAAAATGCATGGAAACGGGCGATAAACACAAGCAGATCTTCTTCTCTTACCAGCCATAGATTACTTATAGCTGTATCCGTTGTTCTTGGCAGTTGATGCCAGCACTTATTACAGACCTGGTTCAGTCCTTCAATTTCGGAAGATTCGCATAGAATACAATTTGTCGGATA
Protein-coding sequences here:
- a CDS encoding ComF family protein; this encodes MRGLALRRLIEFSNRCVLLPLLQWIYPTNCILCESSEIEGLNQVCNKCWHQLPRTTDTAISNLWLVREEDLLVFIARFHAFFDFNEGIQKIIHEMKYNGKTRIAREIIRFLKKDISNHFHEIEIIIPIPLHTKRQKERGYNQSELLAREIAIILEKPFFTNVVKRVTNTKSQTQLDAHERLENMAGAFSVSDNQKIQEKVILLIDDLITTGSTLNECARILKENKAKEVYALALARA